A single genomic interval of Microbulbifer variabilis harbors:
- a CDS encoding pseudoazurin → MSSTTLRSALLALVMASTSALAADHEVKMLNQGKDGMMTFEPAFLNVAVGDTVTFLPTDMAHNSRSVLSPAEGDSWNGSMGEKVSVTLNKEGVYLYQCDPHLPLGMVGVIQVGQAGNLEDAKKHAQGMSERIAVNKERLSQYLDLIK, encoded by the coding sequence ATGTCGTCTACTACTCTTCGCAGTGCGCTTCTCGCACTCGTCATGGCCTCGACGTCCGCCCTGGCAGCAGATCACGAAGTTAAGATGCTGAACCAGGGCAAGGACGGCATGATGACTTTCGAACCCGCGTTCCTAAACGTTGCAGTGGGCGATACTGTCACCTTCCTGCCCACCGATATGGCACACAACAGCCGTTCCGTACTCTCCCCAGCCGAGGGCGACAGTTGGAATGGCAGCATGGGTGAGAAAGTCAGTGTGACCTTGAATAAGGAAGGCGTTTACCTGTACCAGTGCGATCCGCACCTGCCCTTGGGCATGGTCGGTGTAATTCAGGTAGGCCAGGCCGGCAACCTGGAAGATGCCAAGAAACACGCTCAAGGAATGAGTGAACGTATCGCCGTCAACAAGGAGCGCCTCAGCCAGTACCTTGACCTAATTAAATAA
- a CDS encoding MBL fold metallo-hydrolase, protein MDILFEQGPHLVARFCDLVKEQNGSDGVQANQFVIRRGTQGALIDPGGDLTYTPLTIELSRHLNLSDLEYILASHQDPDIIASLPRWMLHSRCKVAVSKLWSRFLPHLVSGFVASRAGSERWQDRIIPISDKGEVLPFADSEIWALPAHFMHSCGNFSFYDPVSRILFSGDVGASLGGEEGEVIDFDAHIPSMEGFHQRYMGGNWACRLWVKMVRELNPAMIVPQHGGYFASEEVKGGFLSWLERLECGPDLLRHQDYRLPLRKP, encoded by the coding sequence GTGGACATTTTATTTGAGCAAGGCCCTCACCTGGTTGCGCGTTTCTGCGATCTGGTTAAAGAACAGAATGGCAGCGATGGAGTGCAGGCCAACCAGTTTGTGATTCGCCGCGGCACCCAAGGTGCGCTGATTGATCCCGGCGGTGATCTCACCTACACACCCCTAACCATTGAACTCAGCCGCCACCTGAACCTGAGCGATCTGGAATATATCCTGGCCTCGCACCAGGACCCGGACATCATTGCCTCACTGCCACGCTGGATGCTGCACTCGCGCTGCAAGGTAGCGGTATCCAAACTGTGGTCGCGCTTCCTGCCCCACCTAGTGTCTGGCTTTGTCGCCTCACGTGCCGGTAGTGAACGTTGGCAGGACCGTATCATTCCCATCAGTGACAAGGGCGAGGTGCTGCCTTTTGCCGACAGCGAAATCTGGGCCCTGCCCGCACACTTTATGCACTCCTGCGGCAACTTCAGTTTCTACGATCCAGTTAGCCGCATCCTGTTTTCCGGTGACGTGGGCGCCTCTCTCGGTGGAGAGGAGGGCGAAGTCATCGATTTTGATGCGCATATTCCATCCATGGAAGGTTTCCACCAGCGCTATATGGGAGGCAACTGGGCCTGCCGTCTGTGGGTGAAAATGGTGCGAGAACTGAACCCAGCCATGATTGTGCCTCAACACGGCGGGTATTTTGCCTCTGAGGAAGTTAAGGGAGGCTTCCTGAGCTGGTTGGAGCGATTGGAATGTGGACCCGATCTGCTGCGACATCAGGACTATCGCTTGCCGCTGAGGAAACCCTAA
- a CDS encoding DUF411 domain-containing protein yields the protein MYRSFLAAIAALVTTLALSACAEPTEPKEPQAQNLTTYKSATCGCCKVWVDHARNSGFKVVAKDVDDLNGVKKQHGIEPRYQSCHTSVSKEGYVFEGHVPAKLIQQFLQSPPKGALGLAVPGMPLGSPGMEMGDRFTPYQVMQLNKDGSSVVYTEINAAGEQF from the coding sequence ATGTACCGATCTTTTTTAGCCGCAATTGCCGCGCTTGTTACCACATTAGCCCTCAGTGCTTGTGCCGAACCCACCGAGCCCAAAGAACCTCAAGCGCAGAACTTAACGACCTATAAATCCGCTACCTGTGGCTGCTGCAAAGTTTGGGTGGACCACGCTCGCAACAGCGGCTTCAAAGTGGTGGCAAAGGATGTCGATGACCTCAACGGCGTCAAAAAACAGCACGGAATCGAACCCCGCTACCAGTCTTGCCACACCAGTGTGTCCAAGGAAGGCTATGTTTTCGAAGGGCATGTGCCAGCCAAGCTGATTCAGCAATTTTTGCAAAGTCCGCCTAAGGGTGCGCTGGGGCTGGCTGTGCCCGGTATGCCTCTCGGAAGCCCTGGCATGGAGATGGGCGATCGCTTTACCCCCTACCAGGTAATGCAGTTAAACAAGGACGGCAGCAGCGTGGTTTATACAGAAATCAACGCGGCCGGAGAACAGTTCTGA
- a CDS encoding copper resistance system multicopper oxidase, giving the protein MTKPPRCGSVSRRTFVTGISAGMALLGLPGSPTPARARVPPPTTLTGENFSLQVDQRAVNLTGQPRNAISVNDSIPGPILHWHEGQTVTLNVLNQLDKNTSIHWYGIRVPNPMNGVPGLNFSGIRPGENFRYRFKVTQSGTYWYHSHSGFQRQQGLYGAIVINPAGGEPVTYDRDYVVLLSDWSDESPQRIYSNLKKDGHYYNRRRHRTTTDLWRDVRAKGIEQTWRERHPWNFAGMSDRDVSDVTGYTYSYLINGQTPEDNWTALFTPGEIVRLRFINASAMTIFDLRIPDLDMTVVTADGQNIQPVRVDEFRLGTGETYDVVVRPSGDRAYTLFAQAIDRGGYARGTLTPAQSLSAEVPPMDPIPILDKRDMGFTRASGARAADRQSTAEEGNAKLAPAGLGSHSPIIHQPTEKGHGVALRALAPQNGMDDPGVGLREHQQRYNRRILTYRDLRSLTPSLDQRQPQRELQLHLTGNPARYLWSIDGVKYKNATPILLAYGERLRITLVNDTLLTQPMHLHGLWSELETGDGQYLPRKHTVMVQPGAKISYLVNADNRGRWALHCQMLYRTYGIFREVRVV; this is encoded by the coding sequence ATGACAAAACCTCCGCGGTGCGGCTCGGTTTCGCGCCGCACCTTTGTAACCGGAATCAGCGCCGGCATGGCCCTCCTGGGCCTGCCCGGCTCCCCTACCCCCGCCAGGGCGCGAGTCCCGCCTCCCACGACTTTAACTGGCGAGAATTTCTCCCTGCAGGTAGACCAAAGGGCAGTCAACCTGACCGGACAACCCCGCAACGCAATTTCAGTTAACGATTCTATTCCCGGCCCAATCCTGCACTGGCACGAGGGGCAAACTGTCACTCTCAATGTCCTTAACCAATTAGATAAAAACACTTCGATTCACTGGTATGGCATCAGGGTGCCCAATCCTATGAATGGTGTACCAGGGCTCAATTTCTCCGGTATTAGGCCCGGGGAAAATTTTCGATACCGCTTTAAAGTCACACAAAGCGGAACTTACTGGTATCACAGTCACTCCGGCTTCCAGAGGCAGCAGGGACTCTACGGTGCTATCGTCATCAATCCAGCTGGGGGAGAGCCGGTGACCTATGACCGGGACTATGTAGTGTTGCTCTCCGATTGGAGCGATGAATCCCCCCAGCGGATTTATTCAAACCTGAAGAAAGATGGCCACTATTACAACCGGCGCCGCCACCGCACCACCACAGATCTCTGGCGAGATGTACGCGCGAAAGGCATAGAGCAAACCTGGCGTGAACGACACCCATGGAACTTCGCAGGCATGTCTGATCGAGATGTGTCTGATGTCACAGGCTACACCTACAGCTACCTGATCAATGGACAAACTCCGGAAGACAATTGGACTGCCCTATTTACCCCAGGTGAGATAGTACGGCTGCGTTTTATCAACGCCTCTGCCATGACAATCTTCGACCTACGCATTCCCGATCTGGATATGACCGTGGTGACTGCTGATGGCCAGAATATTCAGCCGGTGAGAGTAGATGAATTCCGCCTAGGTACTGGGGAAACCTACGATGTGGTAGTTAGGCCCAGTGGCGACAGAGCCTACACCCTTTTTGCCCAGGCGATCGATCGCGGCGGTTACGCTCGCGGTACCTTAACGCCCGCTCAGAGTCTTTCTGCCGAAGTTCCCCCCATGGATCCAATCCCTATTCTCGATAAGCGCGATATGGGATTCACCCGTGCCAGTGGTGCTAGAGCTGCTGATAGACAGTCCACTGCAGAAGAAGGCAATGCCAAACTGGCCCCCGCTGGCCTGGGAAGCCATAGCCCCATCATCCACCAGCCAACAGAAAAAGGCCATGGCGTAGCCCTGCGCGCGCTCGCGCCCCAAAATGGAATGGATGATCCCGGTGTTGGACTCCGTGAACACCAGCAGCGCTACAACCGCCGCATCCTAACCTACAGGGATCTTCGCAGTCTCACACCATCATTAGACCAGCGCCAACCGCAGCGAGAACTACAACTACATCTCACCGGTAATCCAGCTCGTTACCTATGGTCCATTGACGGTGTTAAATATAAAAACGCCACACCAATATTATTGGCTTATGGCGAGCGTCTACGTATCACTCTGGTGAACGACACCCTACTCACCCAGCCCATGCACCTGCACGGTTTATGGAGTGAGTTGGAAACTGGTGACGGACAGTATCTACCACGCAAGCACACGGTGATGGTGCAGCCCGGTGCCAAGATCAGTTACCTGGTAAATGCCGATAACCGGGGGCGCTGGGCATTACACTGCCAAATGCTTTATCGCACATACGGTATTTTCCGAGAGGTGCGCGTGGTATGA
- a CDS encoding copper resistance protein B codes for MRRTLCTKAAVIIVVTLCLQLGFQAAKAQNREDQHHSFQAPSEGSVAGEDNGMAGEGDKPVAKLSLDQFERRGMNGAAIEGDFSYGDDVNKVVLEVDFERGGGETEKNERWLVYSRSISKDWNFLAGFRHDLQRETTSRNWLAIGLVGETPYSLEMDAVLFLGRNGSTAFRLEGEYDAKLAEKVSLIPRLELNFFGQNDEIAGSGSGLSQIEIGLRLLYEIHPKFSPYIGVHHERVVGNAADFAREEGEKVYSTVWVVGFRAWF; via the coding sequence ATGAGGCGCACCCTCTGTACCAAAGCGGCAGTGATAATAGTTGTTACCCTGTGCTTGCAACTGGGTTTTCAAGCAGCTAAAGCGCAAAATCGGGAAGACCAGCACCACAGCTTCCAAGCCCCCTCAGAAGGTTCAGTCGCTGGAGAGGACAATGGTATGGCCGGGGAGGGGGACAAGCCGGTAGCCAAACTCAGCCTTGACCAATTCGAACGGCGCGGTATGAACGGCGCGGCAATCGAAGGCGATTTCAGTTATGGAGATGACGTCAATAAAGTAGTGCTGGAAGTAGACTTTGAGCGGGGAGGAGGAGAAACGGAAAAAAATGAGCGATGGCTGGTCTACAGCCGATCCATTTCCAAAGATTGGAATTTCCTCGCCGGCTTCCGACACGACCTACAGCGGGAAACTACCAGCCGCAATTGGCTGGCGATTGGGCTGGTTGGAGAAACCCCTTACTCATTAGAAATGGATGCAGTGCTATTTCTGGGAAGGAACGGCAGTACAGCTTTTCGTCTGGAAGGGGAATATGATGCAAAGCTCGCAGAAAAAGTGAGCCTTATTCCGCGCCTGGAGCTGAATTTCTTTGGCCAAAATGATGAAATCGCTGGCAGTGGCAGCGGATTGTCTCAAATAGAAATAGGCTTGCGCCTACTCTACGAAATTCACCCTAAATTTTCCCCCTATATCGGCGTTCACCATGAACGAGTTGTGGGCAATGCCGCAGATTTTGCCCGTGAAGAAGGGGAAAAGGTATATAGCACCGTATGGGTTGTCGGTTTTCGCGCCTGGTTTTAG
- a CDS encoding copper resistance protein B, with protein sequence MSYINTSALDFIHSPYLQQDFSSLNLIGRTKPIWGKRESRRYASEILLRKVSITPAITISLLMGMLAIEGQSQEDLHHGLQYHSTSGSNNDATLGEDKPIAKLSLDQFELQGNNGATIEGDISYGTDQSKLSAEVDYERSNGETEENELWGIYSHAVSANWNILAGIRHDFYLENTSRNWFAIGIIGETPYSFEMDAVFFLGRSGSTALRIEGVYTFKLSEKFSLAPRAEFDFFGQNDKNSDGGSGLSEIEIGIRLRYELHPKFSPYIGIHQYRNIGKTADFEREEGEKVYDTVWVLGFRAWL encoded by the coding sequence GTGTCGTACATAAACACTTCAGCTCTTGACTTTATTCACTCACCATATCTGCAGCAAGATTTCTCCTCATTGAACCTCATAGGTCGCACCAAGCCTATATGGGGTAAACGGGAGTCCAGACGATACGCAAGTGAAATTCTTCTACGTAAAGTATCAATAACTCCAGCGATTACTATTTCCTTACTAATGGGGATGCTGGCTATCGAAGGACAATCCCAAGAGGATTTACATCATGGCCTTCAGTATCACTCCACATCTGGAAGTAACAATGATGCAACCCTAGGAGAAGACAAACCCATCGCCAAGCTCAGCCTTGATCAATTTGAATTACAAGGTAATAACGGAGCCACCATTGAGGGGGACATCAGCTATGGTACAGACCAAAGCAAGCTATCCGCAGAAGTAGACTACGAGCGCTCCAACGGGGAGACCGAGGAGAATGAGCTATGGGGCATTTACAGCCACGCAGTTTCTGCTAATTGGAATATTCTCGCAGGAATTCGTCATGATTTTTACCTGGAGAATACCAGCCGCAATTGGTTTGCAATTGGTATTATTGGCGAGACCCCCTACTCATTTGAAATGGACGCTGTATTTTTCCTTGGTAGAAGCGGCAGCACTGCCCTTCGCATAGAAGGAGTTTATACATTTAAACTCTCAGAAAAGTTCAGTTTAGCACCCCGTGCAGAATTTGATTTTTTTGGGCAAAATGACAAAAATTCAGACGGAGGATCTGGTCTATCTGAAATAGAAATTGGCATACGTTTACGCTATGAACTTCATCCGAAATTCTCCCCTTATATTGGCATACATCAATATCGCAATATCGGAAAAACTGCAGACTTTGAACGCGAAGAGGGAGAAAAAGTATACGATACCGTGTGGGTTCTGGGGTTTCGAGCTTGGTTATAA